The following proteins are co-located in the Thiohalomonas denitrificans genome:
- the gpmI gene encoding 2,3-bisphosphoglycerate-independent phosphoglycerate mutase, translated as MQQDHGAPRRPVVLVILDGFGVNPSKVNNAVAEADTPRLDSYFSRYPHNVIQASGLAVGLPDGQMGNSEVGHTTLGCGTVVRQDLVLINDAIGDGSFFEKPALVEAADAAAASGRPLHLFGLVSAGGVHSHVRHLLALIELCERRGARPLLHMFTDGRDTPPKAARSCVTDVEAALAKAGGAIATVIGRYWAMDRDKNWERIERAWRAMVHNEGATADSARDAIEQAYAEGQTDEFIPPTVLPPAVPIEAGDHAISFNFRKDRPRQIVAALAMARFDGFERGDYHPIPVACMMEYDKRYGLPFAFVPERPATTLSKVISEAGLKQFHCAETEKAAHVTYFFNGGRSEPVSGEEHKIIPSAKVATYDLKPEMSAVEIADCLVEALHSDRYAFIVVNFANGDMVAHSAIREAVIRAVEVLDEQVGRVLDAAVACDYSVIVTADHGNCEQLVDPGTDAPHTQHTEYPVPVLVIDSVDWRLSTSGGLGNIAPSVLHLMGLPKPPQMKEDSLLLHPLR; from the coding sequence ATGCAACAGGACCATGGAGCACCCCGCCGACCGGTTGTTCTGGTGATACTGGACGGATTCGGTGTCAACCCCAGTAAGGTCAACAATGCGGTGGCGGAGGCCGATACGCCCCGCCTCGACAGCTATTTTTCGCGTTATCCGCACAATGTCATTCAGGCATCGGGGCTTGCCGTAGGACTGCCGGACGGTCAGATGGGCAACTCGGAGGTGGGACACACCACGCTCGGATGTGGCACGGTCGTTCGTCAGGATCTGGTGCTCATCAACGATGCCATTGGCGACGGCAGCTTTTTTGAAAAACCCGCGCTCGTCGAAGCGGCGGATGCCGCCGCCGCTTCGGGACGGCCGCTGCACCTTTTCGGACTGGTATCGGCAGGCGGTGTGCACAGCCACGTGCGTCATCTGCTGGCCTTGATCGAGTTGTGCGAGCGTCGCGGCGCGCGGCCGCTGCTGCACATGTTTACCGACGGACGTGATACACCGCCCAAGGCAGCGCGGAGTTGTGTAACCGACGTCGAGGCCGCGCTCGCCAAGGCGGGCGGTGCGATAGCCACCGTCATTGGCCGGTACTGGGCCATGGACAGGGACAAGAACTGGGAACGCATCGAGCGGGCGTGGCGGGCCATGGTGCACAACGAGGGGGCTACCGCGGACTCCGCCCGGGACGCGATCGAACAGGCCTATGCAGAGGGACAGACCGACGAGTTCATTCCTCCCACGGTACTGCCCCCGGCCGTGCCCATCGAAGCCGGAGACCATGCAATCAGTTTCAACTTCCGCAAGGATCGGCCGCGGCAGATCGTTGCCGCCCTGGCGATGGCCAGGTTCGACGGCTTCGAACGAGGCGATTACCATCCGATCCCGGTTGCCTGCATGATGGAGTACGATAAGCGCTACGGGTTGCCGTTTGCCTTCGTTCCGGAACGTCCCGCCACCACCTTGAGCAAGGTGATCAGCGAGGCCGGGCTCAAGCAGTTCCACTGCGCGGAAACCGAAAAGGCCGCGCACGTCACCTACTTTTTCAATGGCGGGCGCTCGGAGCCCGTCTCGGGCGAAGAGCATAAAATCATCCCCTCTGCGAAGGTGGCGACCTATGACCTGAAGCCGGAGATGAGCGCAGTGGAAATCGCCGACTGCTTGGTGGAGGCCCTGCATAGCGATCGCTACGCCTTTATCGTCGTCAACTTCGCCAATGGCGACATGGTGGCGCACTCCGCCATTCGCGAGGCGGTGATTCGTGCCGTCGAGGTGCTCGACGAACAGGTGGGCCGCGTTCTTGATGCCGCTGTGGCCTGTGATTACTCGGTTATTGTGACTGCCGATCACGGTAACTGCGAACAGTTGGTGGACCCGGGTACTGATGCCCCTCACACCCAGCATACCGAGTATCCGGTGCCGGTACTGGTCATCGACAGTGTCGATTGGCGGCTCTCCACGTCCGGCGGTCTGGGTAATATCGCCCCTTCGGTGTTGCACCTGATGGGGCTGCCGAAGCCGCCGCAGATGAAAGAGGATTCCCTGTTGCTGCATCCGCTTCGCTAA
- a CDS encoding outer membrane beta-barrel protein, whose translation MKQMRKLLMVVGFVAATAAGGASAQGYSDGFYLGGGFGNNSLSGFDDATGFQVFAGFPLAASLGQASTAIEVGYMDSGDFDYCVPSFAGELCGSTDAAGLWATGVADYALGPQLSALGRLGLDFGDDDGLMFGVGLGYDVTTELEVRGEYVVRDNIDSLQLNFVFRP comes from the coding sequence ATGAAACAGATGCGCAAGCTATTGATGGTTGTCGGGTTCGTCGCAGCAACGGCTGCAGGAGGCGCTTCCGCGCAAGGCTATAGCGATGGCTTCTACCTGGGCGGCGGTTTTGGCAATAATTCACTGAGCGGCTTTGACGATGCCACCGGCTTTCAGGTATTCGCCGGCTTCCCGCTCGCCGCCAGTCTCGGCCAGGCCAGCACTGCAATCGAGGTGGGCTACATGGATAGCGGTGATTTCGATTACTGTGTGCCGTCTTTTGCAGGTGAACTCTGCGGCTCTACTGATGCTGCCGGCCTTTGGGCTACCGGCGTAGCCGATTACGCGCTCGGCCCGCAGCTTTCGGCTCTTGGTCGGCTCGGTCTCGACTTTGGCGACGACGACGGACTGATGTTTGGCGTCGGCCTCGGTTACGATGTGACCACGGAACTCGAGGTTCGCGGGGAGTATGTGGTCCGTGACAACATCGATTCCCTTCAGCTGAACTTTGTCTTCCGGCCGTAA
- a CDS encoding CoA-binding protein: MNQPATPLPASPAEHRVVILGASPKMDRYSNQAQHMLMEAGYQVIPVHPKIETIGGVPVVHDVRDIDRPVHTLTLYVGPQRTAPMIDAIATLAPARVIFNPGTESDVLEERLAGQGAECIRGCTLVMLRTRQF, from the coding sequence GTGAACCAGCCAGCGACCCCTCTGCCCGCCAGTCCTGCCGAACACCGGGTGGTTATCCTCGGCGCAAGTCCGAAGATGGATCGGTATTCGAACCAGGCCCAGCACATGCTGATGGAGGCGGGTTACCAGGTCATACCCGTGCATCCCAAGATTGAGACGATCGGCGGCGTACCGGTCGTGCATGATGTGAGGGACATCGACAGACCGGTGCATACACTAACGCTCTACGTGGGTCCACAGCGAACTGCGCCGATGATCGACGCGATAGCGACGCTGGCTCCTGCACGGGTGATCTTCAATCCGGGAACAGAATCCGATGTGCTTGAGGAGCGCCTTGCCGGGCAGGGAGCCGAGTGCATTCGCGGTTGCACTCTGGTCATGCTGCGTACCCGGCAGTTTTGA
- a CDS encoding YceH family protein, protein MPFELNPVEVRVLGSLVEKELTTPDNYPLSLNALVAACNQKSNRDPVMALSESEVVEALDALIGRYLVRETGGAGSRVPKYAHRLSGSLFEKRQFGRRDLAVLNVLMLRSPQTVGELRTRTARMADFDSLEAIENQLQELASRDDGPFVRELPPRAGQRERRYTHLFGVFPAVEQASIPGNTTDERIATLEQEVAELRKEVAALRASVQAFRGD, encoded by the coding sequence ATGCCTTTCGAACTCAACCCGGTAGAGGTGCGCGTCCTCGGTTCGCTGGTGGAGAAGGAGCTGACCACTCCCGATAATTATCCCTTGTCGCTCAATGCGCTGGTCGCTGCCTGCAACCAGAAGTCCAATCGCGATCCGGTGATGGCATTGAGCGAGAGCGAAGTGGTCGAGGCCCTGGATGCATTGATAGGCCGTTATCTGGTGCGCGAGACCGGGGGTGCCGGCAGCCGGGTGCCGAAGTACGCCCACCGTCTGTCGGGTTCGCTTTTTGAAAAGCGCCAGTTCGGCAGGCGGGACCTGGCGGTGCTCAACGTGCTTATGCTGCGCAGCCCCCAAACGGTCGGCGAGCTGCGCACGCGTACCGCCCGGATGGCCGATTTCGATTCACTGGAGGCGATCGAAAATCAGTTGCAGGAACTGGCCAGCCGCGACGACGGGCCTTTTGTGAGAGAACTGCCGCCCCGGGCCGGTCAGCGAGAGCGACGTTACACCCATCTGTTCGGCGTATTCCCTGCAGTGGAGCAAGCCTCGATACCGGGTAACACGACGGACGAGCGTATCGCCACTCTGGAGCAGGAGGTGGCCGAACTTCGAAAAGAAGTGGCTGCATTGCGGGCTTCGGTGCAGGCCTTCAGGGGCGACTAA
- a CDS encoding endonuclease/exonuclease/phosphatase family protein: MESLELSPPTEVKSTRKLRLLSYNIQVGIASIRPHHYVTRSWRHLLPAATRFDTLDRIARFLRDYDIVALQELDAGSHRTGFIDLTKYLADRAGFPFWYHQLNRDLGPLAQHGNGLLTRYRPTEVVQHKLPGVIPGRGGLVARFGNADNPLMVMLIHLALGRRARDRQLEYICDLVNRHEHVIVMGDMNTAPNSPEMKQLFCTTNLREPEEALHTFPSWRPNRSIDHILVTPGIEVNRCHVLTHAFSDHLPIAMEVNLPEAIALPV, from the coding sequence ATGGAGAGTCTCGAGCTCTCTCCACCGACCGAGGTGAAGTCAACACGCAAGCTGCGCTTGCTGAGCTACAACATCCAGGTCGGCATCGCCAGCATCCGACCCCACCATTACGTGACGCGAAGCTGGCGTCATCTGCTGCCTGCGGCCACCCGTTTCGATACCCTGGACCGGATTGCCCGGTTTCTGCGTGACTACGACATCGTCGCACTGCAGGAGCTGGATGCCGGCTCGCACCGCACCGGGTTTATTGATCTGACCAAGTACCTGGCGGATCGCGCCGGATTTCCTTTCTGGTATCACCAGCTCAATCGGGATCTCGGCCCGCTGGCTCAGCATGGCAATGGCCTGTTGACCCGCTACCGGCCGACCGAGGTGGTGCAACACAAGCTACCCGGTGTGATCCCCGGTCGCGGCGGGCTGGTGGCCCGTTTCGGCAATGCCGACAATCCGCTGATGGTCATGCTCATCCATTTGGCCCTGGGAAGGCGGGCCCGCGATCGCCAGCTGGAGTATATCTGTGACCTCGTCAACCGCCACGAACACGTCATCGTGATGGGTGACATGAACACGGCGCCCAACAGCCCGGAAATGAAACAGCTGTTCTGCACCACGAATCTTCGCGAGCCGGAAGAGGCTCTGCACACCTTCCCCAGCTGGCGTCCCAATCGAAGCATCGACCACATCCTGGTCACTCCGGGCATCGAGGTGAATCGCTGTCACGTATTGACGCACGCGTTTTCGGACCACCTGCCCATCGCAATGGAAGTCAATCTGCCGGAGGCGATCGCATTGCCGGTCTGA